A single Thermoplasmatales archaeon DNA region contains:
- a CDS encoding TRASH domain-containing protein: MKRNLTEIEQRMIVILKKDSRKSISDLSKELGISRITAKKAMDNLIAEKKIKSFTVTVDDDLRDMVLVHVNDLTGVPLNRIVEYFELIDQTFMLVMYYEDLLDVENLPILDVKVVRGRVLGDNPGRLAHLHCDYCGNDITGKPIIVEVGGRTYYACCPTCERDLRKRREILSNA, encoded by the coding sequence ATGAAAAGAAATCTTACAGAAATAGAGCAAAGAATGATAGTAATATTAAAGAAAGATTCCAGAAAGAGCATTTCTGACCTTTCAAAAGAACTGGGAATAAGCAGGATTACCGCAAAGAAGGCCATGGACAACCTCATCGCTGAGAAAAAAATAAAGAGCTTCACAGTTACCGTTGATGACGATCTACGCGACATGGTTCTTGTTCATGTTAATGATTTAACGGGAGTTCCGTTAAACCGCATTGTAGAATACTTTGAACTGATCGATCAGACTTTCATGCTCGTAATGTATTACGAGGATTTATTGGATGTCGAGAACTTGCCTATCCTTGACGTCAAGGTAGTGCGAGGACGAGTCTTGGGCGATAACCCCGGAAGATTAGCTCACCTACACTGTGACTACTGCGGAAATGACATAACTGGCAAGCCGATAATAGTAGAAGTTGGTGGCAGGACTTACTACGCATGTTGTCCAACATGTGAGCGTGATCTTCGAAAGAGGCGAGAAATCCTGTCAAATGCATGA
- a CDS encoding YHS domain-containing protein, whose product MAIDVICGMKVKESTEFKSEFQGKKFYFCSQRCKEEFDKNPLKHSR is encoded by the coding sequence ATGGCAATAGACGTTATTTGTGGAATGAAAGTGAAAGAAAGTACAGAATTTAAGAGCGAATTCCAGGGGAAAAAATTCTATTTTTGCAGTCAAAGATGTAAAGAAGAGTTTGATAAAAATCCTTTGAAGCACTCAAGATGA
- the cadA gene encoding cadmium-translocating P-type ATPase, with product MPTDPVCGMFVSEDSDLFLDVDGQRYYFCSKTCLLKYSSPEKESRRLKNRLIVAWSLAIPIIIITYLLPYTVVFRDYLLLGLALPVQFYSGYGFYEGAYHSLKSKSANMDLLVSLGTLTAFVFSVFVTFFPKAIPSSSVYFDASSFIITLILTGNFIENLTKIKANKAASELINIIPNTSHIIQENGEITDRKTSEVKVSDNILVKPGEIIPADGRIYEGKSEIDESMLTGEQEPVVKASGNEVSSGTKNLNGILKISVTRTGKDSTVSQIYELIQRASSGRAKIQRVADVFSSVFVPVVLAAAIASLLFWYFYLASIGNSISIEIAILAFVSVVVIACPCAIGLAGPITLLIASNISSENGIIIKNSSALDRLSKITRAVFDKTGTITEPDPTVNEVLVTGGNSEETVLTLAASVESFSNHPVAKAIVKMALERKVNIPEARDIKENPGIGISGTVNGKSVQISRSKHNGVSAVSVSVAGEQIGSFVLSYRIRESAAIAISELKAMGVKVSMITGDSVEEAKRIGKIVGIDDIHAEVLPDQKSEIIKQFQMDGDYVMFTGDGINDSVALETADVGLAMGSGTDIARDSGDIILLNNDLENVVNAKIIGERTIRKIKQNIGWAFGYNTVLIPIAAGALVPIFGFSVYSILPMLAALAMGMSSTSVVTNSLLLRGKVTRSLKRSSQIRAHSTATV from the coding sequence ATGCCGACAGATCCTGTTTGTGGCATGTTTGTTTCGGAGGATTCTGATCTTTTCTTGGATGTGGATGGTCAACGGTACTATTTTTGTTCTAAAACTTGTCTTTTGAAATATTCATCCCCTGAGAAGGAGTCTCGAAGGCTTAAAAATAGGTTGATTGTCGCGTGGTCTTTGGCAATACCAATCATAATCATTACATATCTTCTACCATACACTGTTGTCTTTCGAGACTACTTGTTACTTGGATTGGCTTTACCAGTTCAGTTCTATTCAGGTTATGGATTTTACGAAGGTGCGTATCACTCATTAAAGAGCAAATCCGCGAATATGGACCTCCTTGTGTCCTTGGGTACGCTTACTGCTTTTGTATTCTCCGTGTTCGTTACTTTCTTTCCAAAGGCAATTCCATCATCAAGCGTTTATTTCGATGCCTCGTCGTTCATAATCACTCTAATACTTACAGGTAATTTCATAGAAAATCTAACCAAGATAAAAGCTAACAAAGCTGCAAGTGAACTTATAAATATAATTCCGAACACCTCACACATTATTCAGGAAAACGGCGAAATTACAGATAGAAAAACAAGCGAAGTGAAAGTCTCTGACAACATTCTCGTGAAACCAGGAGAAATCATTCCTGCAGATGGAAGAATATACGAAGGAAAGAGTGAGATTGATGAATCTATGCTCACAGGTGAGCAAGAGCCAGTTGTCAAGGCTTCTGGAAATGAAGTGTCATCCGGAACAAAGAACCTGAACGGAATCCTGAAAATAAGCGTTACCAGAACTGGAAAGGACAGCACCGTTAGCCAGATATACGAGCTTATACAAAGGGCATCGTCTGGGAGAGCAAAAATTCAAAGAGTTGCCGATGTTTTTTCATCTGTTTTTGTTCCCGTAGTCCTCGCAGCCGCTATCGCTTCTCTATTATTCTGGTATTTTTATCTCGCGAGTATTGGCAATTCCATTTCTATCGAGATAGCAATCCTAGCATTTGTCTCGGTCGTAGTCATAGCGTGCCCATGCGCCATAGGTCTGGCGGGACCAATAACGCTTTTGATTGCATCAAATATATCCTCAGAAAATGGGATTATAATAAAGAACTCAAGCGCGCTTGATAGGCTCTCCAAGATTACTAGGGCTGTTTTTGATAAAACTGGAACCATCACAGAACCCGATCCAACGGTTAACGAAGTACTGGTTACGGGTGGCAATTCTGAAGAGACTGTGCTCACTTTAGCTGCTTCAGTCGAATCATTTTCGAACCATCCCGTCGCAAAAGCGATCGTCAAAATGGCTTTAGAGAGGAAGGTGAATATACCTGAAGCAAGAGATATTAAGGAAAATCCGGGGATAGGCATTAGTGGAACTGTAAATGGAAAATCAGTTCAGATTTCCAGATCAAAGCATAATGGTGTTTCCGCGGTTTCTGTAAGCGTCGCTGGCGAACAAATAGGCTCATTTGTACTTTCATACCGCATAAGAGAAAGCGCGGCCATTGCGATAAGCGAATTAAAGGCAATGGGCGTTAAAGTCTCAATGATCACGGGTGATTCGGTTGAAGAGGCGAAGCGTATTGGAAAGATAGTAGGCATAGATGACATTCACGCAGAGGTGCTTCCTGATCAGAAATCAGAAATAATTAAACAATTTCAAATGGATGGAGACTATGTCATGTTCACTGGTGACGGGATAAACGATTCAGTTGCTCTGGAAACGGCCGATGTTGGTCTTGCTATGGGGTCCGGCACAGATATCGCGAGGGATAGCGGTGACATAATTCTTCTTAATAATGATCTAGAGAATGTCGTCAACGCTAAGATCATAGGAGAAAGGACAATAAGGAAGATAAAGCAAAATATAGGCTGGGCGTTTGGATACAATACTGTCCTGATACCTATTGCCGCAGGAGCCTTGGTACCGATATTTGGCTTCTCTGTTTATTCTATTCTCCCCATGCTAGCTGCACTGGCTATGGGAATGAGTTCCACATCAGTTGTTACGAACTCTTTACTTTTGAGAGGTAAAGTGACCCGTTCCCTAAAAAGATCATCTCAAATTAGAGCACACTCAACTGCAACGGTATAG
- a CDS encoding winged helix-turn-helix transcriptional regulator, which translates to MRRNNDGKNGNDTSLREGTNIRKLYFYLLSLFLAVILILISITILVTVIYLNGHIGATALYLLLAVVLSNISIAGISLRGIAINYSNILFLNKRTNIVVVQNSDSHVFTEKIPGNEKLTTEFFTETELEIIDLLMKNNNRMLQNTIVQNIGLSKASASRAISSLENKGIIIKTRRGVTNEIILPETYFK; encoded by the coding sequence ATGAGAAGGAACAATGATGGTAAAAACGGAAACGACACGAGTCTCAGGGAAGGTACAAATATTAGAAAACTTTATTTTTACCTTTTATCCCTCTTTCTCGCTGTGATTTTGATCCTTATCTCCATCACGATTCTCGTAACCGTGATTTATTTGAATGGACATATAGGTGCAACAGCGCTTTACCTGTTGCTCGCGGTAGTGCTTTCAAACATTTCCATAGCCGGAATTTCACTGAGGGGCATAGCTATAAATTATTCCAACATACTTTTCCTGAACAAGAGGACAAATATAGTTGTAGTTCAGAACTCGGATAGTCATGTTTTTACAGAAAAAATTCCAGGTAATGAGAAATTAACAACTGAATTTTTTACAGAAACTGAGCTCGAAATAATCGATCTTCTTATGAAAAACAACAACCGAATGCTCCAGAATACCATAGTACAAAACATTGGGCTCTCAAAAGCTTCCGCTTCAAGAGCCATATCCTCCCTCGAGAACAAAGGAATCATAATCAAAACAAGAAGAGGAGTGACAAACGAAATCATACTGCCTGAAACCTATTTCAAATAG
- a CDS encoding SHOCT domain-containing protein, translating to MENKIRNLIFALVGLVAIVAVISVVAFVVFGGRYYNGYYGPYGMMGGYGFFGMGILMPIIAAITLIFIILFVYLIIGAFHEPENEDRITHSSQVKDAEQIAKQRFARGEITEEEYTKIIETLRK from the coding sequence ATGGAAAACAAGATAAGGAATTTAATATTCGCGTTGGTCGGCTTGGTGGCTATAGTTGCAGTAATTTCTGTAGTAGCGTTTGTTGTATTTGGTGGGCGCTATTATAATGGGTATTACGGACCTTATGGGATGATGGGTGGCTATGGATTCTTTGGTATGGGTATCCTAATGCCTATAATAGCAGCAATAACACTTATATTCATTATACTGTTTGTATATCTCATAATTGGAGCATTTCACGAGCCAGAAAATGAGGATCGTATCACCCATTCTTCGCAGGTAAAAGATGCGGAACAGATAGCAAAACAGAGATTTGCGCGTGGAGAGATAACAGAAGAGGAATACACAAAAATAATTGAAACTCTTAGGAAATAA
- a CDS encoding ABC transporter substrate-binding protein: MGSIKKIVSIVIVVAVIAVAGYGIYRFVNNSNTSVYNSSPKNSSELIDVAQVNLPDALDPATGFEDQDEPVFTSVFQELVDFNGTNYTQIVPVLASHWTEKNDQNYTFYLRPYLKFSNGQPVNASDVWFSFYRTIVMGQGPGVTNYEGILFNTTEYSNTCIPVPFGVRHAMISAGVDISGNYTQQINETATYLAKMLSDFNFNATEKKIMEYPDQAVEVINSTIVKINSIQPYMYLLDSIAGESWGAIVDPSAIDKEGGVQVNSQNSQINSNSTIGTGPYMIEHIGATFSTIVLVRNPNYWANTEWNTTGHDGIPAVAQPAHIKTIVIDYSLDHTGRVSEFIGNSAQISYVSPGSITSISSAFAKSVPYSSYFRSFANQPGMNYLSMNNGRYPLNITALRESIVHAINYSQLLQLYDVNGKALASEFLGPISPGFGNYSDPIGVSNYSYNMALSLSFMKEAAKEGDFSVTLPNGTKIGTGKQLPSIPLYTESPVTTLNEAELTMIAGYLHNIGLKTSIKEVSAAVTDTWTNSSNTPRLLFWNWVPDFPDPVYQELMPLTNIVGGGYGGDMAYVNNTTLQKYYVNDSLPFINNKAKQLELVKKAYQIIYDLAPYAWLPYPEQYYFFQPYVHGVQYNSFTGYIYNMMYYSPT, encoded by the coding sequence ATGGGCTCAATTAAAAAGATTGTTTCTATAGTGATAGTCGTTGCTGTAATTGCGGTTGCTGGGTACGGTATTTACCGATTTGTTAACAACAGCAATACTTCTGTCTACAATTCTTCTCCGAAGAATTCAAGCGAATTGATAGATGTAGCACAGGTAAATTTGCCGGATGCACTTGATCCAGCTACCGGATTTGAAGATCAGGACGAGCCGGTTTTCACATCGGTATTCCAGGAGCTCGTTGATTTCAATGGAACAAACTACACGCAGATCGTTCCGGTGCTTGCATCTCACTGGACCGAAAAGAACGATCAGAATTACACTTTCTACTTGAGGCCCTACCTAAAATTCAGCAACGGTCAACCCGTTAACGCCTCTGACGTATGGTTCTCATTTTACAGGACAATAGTAATGGGGCAGGGTCCTGGGGTAACAAACTACGAGGGCATACTTTTTAACACAACAGAGTACTCAAACACATGCATACCAGTTCCATTTGGGGTGAGGCATGCTATGATCTCGGCCGGGGTTGACATCTCTGGAAACTATACTCAGCAGATCAACGAGACTGCAACGTACCTGGCCAAGATGCTATCTGATTTTAATTTTAATGCAACGGAAAAAAAGATTATGGAATATCCGGATCAAGCCGTCGAAGTAATCAACAGTACGATAGTGAAGATAAACTCTATCCAGCCTTACATGTATCTTTTGGACAGCATAGCGGGCGAAAGCTGGGGGGCAATTGTAGATCCATCCGCAATCGACAAGGAGGGAGGCGTTCAGGTCAACTCCCAAAATAGCCAGATAAACTCCAACTCGACAATCGGTACCGGACCGTACATGATAGAACACATTGGCGCAACCTTTTCAACAATCGTTCTGGTCAGGAATCCAAATTACTGGGCGAATACTGAATGGAACACCACAGGCCATGATGGCATCCCTGCTGTAGCACAACCTGCACACATAAAAACCATAGTTATAGACTATTCACTGGATCATACGGGAAGGGTATCCGAATTTATTGGAAACAGTGCCCAGATCAGCTATGTAAGTCCAGGTAGTATAACTTCAATATCTTCTGCATTTGCTAAGAGTGTTCCTTATTCCTCATATTTCAGGTCTTTCGCCAATCAACCGGGCATGAATTATCTCTCAATGAACAACGGTCGTTATCCATTGAACATAACAGCCCTAAGAGAGAGTATAGTTCATGCAATTAACTATTCCCAGTTGCTCCAGTTGTACGATGTTAACGGGAAGGCTTTAGCGAGTGAATTCCTTGGTCCAATTTCCCCAGGTTTTGGGAACTATTCGGATCCTATTGGTGTTTCAAATTACTCCTACAATATGGCACTGTCTCTTAGCTTCATGAAGGAAGCTGCTAAGGAGGGAGATTTCTCTGTAACCCTTCCGAACGGTACAAAGATCGGGACCGGAAAACAATTGCCATCAATTCCACTATATACCGAATCTCCCGTTACAACACTAAATGAAGCTGAACTTACTATGATTGCTGGCTATCTGCATAACATAGGACTCAAGACCTCTATAAAAGAGGTGTCTGCAGCGGTTACTGACACATGGACAAACTCAAGCAATACGCCACGCTTGCTTTTCTGGAACTGGGTTCCGGATTTTCCTGATCCGGTTTACCAGGAGCTCATGCCGTTGACAAACATTGTAGGTGGGGGCTACGGTGGTGATATGGCTTATGTTAACAATACAACACTTCAGAAATATTATGTGAACGATAGTCTTCCGTTCATTAATAACAAAGCTAAGCAGCTTGAACTCGTCAAGAAGGCATATCAAATCATATACGATCTGGCACCTTATGCCTGGTTGCCTTATCCTGAACAATACTATTTCTTCCAGCCATATGTCCATGGTGTTCAGTACAACTCATTTACAGGTTACATCTATAACATGATGTACTATTCACCGACGTAA
- a CDS encoding alanyl-tRNA editing protein, whose amino-acid sequence MTEKLFWPDMYLKEFDAKVLKINGNEITLDKTAFYPTGGGQPNDTGSIASGSLSIRITDVRKEGDDVIHVSDQNVPFKEGDNVHGVVDWARRYAHMRYHSAIHVIDGIVSVRHGYSGLLTGSQIYEDRARVDINMDNFTKEFIDQIIEECNEFNSEGHRIYQREISREEALKLPELARTEPGRDLINSLDVVRTIVIEGLDEQSDGGTHVKDTKEIGKIVVDKIENKGKRNKRINFHLQ is encoded by the coding sequence ATGACCGAGAAGCTGTTTTGGCCAGATATGTATCTTAAGGAGTTCGATGCTAAAGTCTTGAAGATTAATGGAAATGAGATTACTCTCGATAAGACAGCCTTTTATCCAACAGGGGGCGGGCAGCCGAATGATACTGGATCGATCGCCTCAGGTAGTCTTTCCATTAGGATAACAGATGTTAGGAAAGAAGGAGACGATGTTATTCATGTTTCCGACCAAAATGTGCCATTCAAGGAAGGCGATAATGTTCACGGCGTCGTTGACTGGGCAAGAAGATATGCCCATATGCGCTATCATTCTGCAATCCATGTTATTGATGGAATCGTATCAGTAAGGCATGGCTACTCTGGACTGCTTACAGGAAGCCAGATATACGAAGATAGAGCCAGAGTGGATATAAATATGGACAACTTTACAAAAGAATTTATAGACCAGATCATAGAAGAATGCAATGAGTTTAATTCAGAAGGGCACAGGATATATCAGAGGGAGATCAGCAGGGAGGAAGCGCTCAAACTTCCAGAACTAGCAAGGACTGAGCCCGGACGCGATCTAATCAACTCGCTCGATGTGGTAAGGACAATAGTTATAGAAGGCCTGGATGAACAATCAGACGGCGGAACACACGTAAAGGACACAAAGGAAATTGGGAAAATTGTTGTAGACAAGATAGAAAACAAGGGAAAAAGGAACAAGAGAATCAATTTCCATTTGCAATAA
- a CDS encoding metal-dependent transcriptional regulator, with protein sequence MLNREDYMLVIWEYLEAFDKVQEKDISNRLHISPPTAYEYLTKLQEEGIISRNGRNIEFTQSGKNLALKLIRMHRISEVFAYKFLEIPWEDVHVSVMELEHLFSGNKGEALYKNLGRPETCPHGNPINPEYKVKEIPLPFADDGKYLVRRVSFEEIGLLKKLASIGAIPDQEVYVIKDADDIELTGPNGTMKIEFPVAMSLRLYL encoded by the coding sequence ATGCTTAATCGTGAAGACTACATGCTCGTCATATGGGAGTATCTTGAAGCTTTTGACAAGGTTCAGGAGAAAGATATCTCGAATAGACTCCACATAAGTCCTCCGACTGCTTATGAATATCTCACAAAATTGCAGGAGGAGGGTATAATAAGCAGAAATGGAAGGAATATAGAATTTACCCAAAGTGGAAAAAATCTTGCATTGAAGCTGATTCGAATGCACAGAATATCTGAAGTATTTGCCTACAAATTCCTTGAAATCCCGTGGGAAGACGTACACGTTTCAGTTATGGAACTTGAGCACCTGTTCTCTGGAAACAAGGGAGAAGCATTATACAAGAATCTTGGACGACCGGAAACATGTCCGCATGGAAACCCCATAAATCCGGAATACAAGGTCAAGGAGATACCGCTCCCTTTTGCTGATGACGGAAAATATCTCGTAAGAAGGGTTTCATTCGAGGAAATAGGCCTGTTGAAGAAACTGGCCTCCATCGGCGCAATTCCTGATCAGGAAGTCTATGTCATAAAAGATGCAGACGACATTGAGCTAACTGGTCCAAACGGTACAATGAAGATCGAGTTTCCAGTTGCCATGTCTCTTCGGCTTTACTTATAA
- a CDS encoding cob(I)yrinic acid a,c-diamide adenosyltransferase, translating into MFTRKGDLGATDTGLKERVSKSSPLIDVEGTIDELNSFIGFAKSNTQWDDIRSDLETCQRDLFLLGEHLTAHAQRRTITEDRVTWLEERTMVYKREIGPLRLFVIPGGSKESTSAHMARTVARRLERAVVEASSDIEVDKVILSYLNRISSLLFQIAIVSNKRLGISEEIWDIRRTI; encoded by the coding sequence ATGTTTACGAGAAAAGGTGATCTTGGGGCAACAGACACAGGTTTGAAAGAACGTGTTAGTAAATCGTCACCCCTTATAGATGTCGAAGGTACAATTGACGAACTTAATTCATTCATAGGTTTTGCTAAGTCGAACACCCAGTGGGATGACATAAGAAGTGATCTTGAAACATGTCAACGTGACCTCTTCCTGCTTGGTGAGCACCTCACGGCACATGCGCAGAGAAGAACAATAACGGAGGATCGCGTTACTTGGCTCGAGGAACGAACAATGGTCTACAAGAGGGAAATAGGACCACTTCGCCTTTTCGTTATTCCTGGCGGATCAAAAGAATCGACAAGCGCCCATATGGCAAGAACTGTAGCAAGACGCCTTGAAAGAGCTGTGGTAGAAGCCTCATCCGACATAGAGGTAGATAAGGTAATCCTCTCATATCTAAACCGGATTTCCTCACTCCTTTTCCAGATTGCAATAGTATCGAACAAGCGTCTTGGAATAAGTGAAGAGATCTGGGACATCCGACGGACGATCTAG
- the lipB gene encoding lipoyl(octanoyl) transferase LipB, producing MENPYTSNLAVDLNRISYDEAFALQKECIEKVRSNVYSRILLFLTHEPVYTVGRKFDVNNFGSIDVVKTDRGGDVTYHGPGQLVIYPIFHIGDPSRIDVRKFVTSIEQTIMNALSYLGVHSFVGEEPGIWIEVDGSKKKVASIGMAIDQGISYHGISINLSSEVLEGFNKIRPCGMDPEVMGYIDASREEMISALLRSFNESFGEFQFIEVDKFKNMVQQISLK from the coding sequence ATGGAAAACCCTTACACTTCAAACCTCGCAGTTGATCTCAACAGGATCAGTTATGATGAGGCTTTCGCTCTGCAGAAGGAGTGCATTGAAAAGGTACGTAGCAATGTCTATAGCAGGATACTGCTTTTTCTGACGCATGAACCGGTTTACACTGTGGGAAGAAAATTTGACGTGAATAATTTTGGAAGTATTGACGTAGTCAAAACTGATCGAGGTGGTGATGTAACGTACCATGGGCCGGGACAACTTGTTATATATCCAATTTTTCACATTGGCGATCCGAGCAGGATTGATGTGCGCAAATTTGTGACTTCAATAGAACAGACCATAATGAATGCGTTATCCTATCTGGGGGTGCATTCATTTGTGGGCGAAGAACCTGGGATATGGATAGAAGTTGACGGAAGCAAAAAGAAGGTAGCATCAATCGGAATGGCTATAGACCAGGGGATATCTTACCATGGCATATCGATAAATCTTTCCAGCGAGGTTCTTGAAGGGTTTAATAAAATAAGACCGTGTGGTATGGATCCGGAAGTCATGGGATATATTGATGCCAGTAGGGAAGAAATGATATCTGCCCTCTTAAGGAGTTTTAATGAATCATTTGGGGAATTCCAGTTCATAGAAGTTGATAAGTTCAAGAATATGGTTCAGCAAATATCGCTTAAATAA
- the lpdA gene encoding dihydrolipoyl dehydrogenase, with translation MVYDAIIIGAGPGGYATALRLGQKGRKVLLIEKDKIGGECLNYGCIPSKALIELSHSISYLHSMPGIDARINIDMPEWQKWKWSMINKLTGGVEILCRSYGVEIVRGDATIKDKKTVSVNGKDYECENLVIATGSRQSVFDNMNEALGNRDVLDLKEIPKNLVIIGAGYIGIELGTAFAKLGSSVTIVEIMDTILPGVNHDLAVPVERKLKELGINVRVSTKVMSVKKNEEYEAPQEGPAAKRQIFEVSLESGEKLQADYVLLSVGRKPNTEGFGLENLGLELDHGFIKTDNRKMTSVSNVYAVGDVSGGPMLAHKAYYDADVAADNICGIDTIVDYRAMPFVIYSDPEISYTGNLEGNFSYFPVAANGRALGMNSSLGFYRIYHDEKGNVSGAAVVAPHSSELMGELSLAVESGLNAMDIGLTIHPHPTISEGVKESAEGVYGKPLHFKPRS, from the coding sequence ATGGTCTATGACGCAATAATAATAGGAGCTGGGCCTGGTGGATATGCTACGGCCCTTAGATTAGGCCAGAAGGGCAGAAAAGTCCTGCTTATTGAAAAGGATAAGATTGGCGGGGAATGCCTCAACTACGGATGCATACCATCCAAGGCGCTTATTGAACTGTCGCATTCTATTTCCTACCTTCATTCAATGCCTGGAATCGATGCCAGAATAAATATAGATATGCCAGAATGGCAGAAGTGGAAATGGTCCATGATCAACAAACTCACCGGAGGGGTGGAAATTCTTTGCAGATCCTACGGGGTTGAGATTGTAAGGGGGGACGCGACAATAAAGGATAAGAAAACGGTATCAGTCAACGGGAAAGACTATGAATGCGAAAATCTTGTCATAGCAACTGGCTCCAGACAGAGCGTTTTTGATAACATGAACGAAGCTCTGGGAAACAGAGACGTCCTTGATCTGAAGGAGATACCAAAGAATCTTGTAATAATTGGAGCGGGATACATAGGAATCGAACTTGGTACTGCATTCGCAAAACTCGGTTCTTCCGTTACGATAGTAGAAATAATGGACACTATACTTCCTGGAGTAAACCATGATCTTGCAGTTCCGGTTGAGAGAAAGTTGAAGGAACTTGGTATCAATGTAAGGGTCTCCACTAAGGTGATGTCCGTTAAGAAGAACGAAGAGTATGAGGCACCTCAGGAAGGGCCTGCAGCCAAGAGACAGATCTTTGAGGTTTCGCTTGAGAGTGGGGAGAAACTACAGGCAGACTACGTGCTTCTCAGTGTTGGCAGAAAACCAAACACAGAAGGTTTTGGTCTTGAGAATCTGGGATTGGAGCTCGATCACGGATTCATAAAGACGGATAACAGAAAGATGACGAGCGTCAGCAATGTTTACGCTGTGGGTGATGTCTCCGGTGGACCGATGCTTGCGCATAAGGCGTACTATGATGCTGATGTTGCTGCGGACAATATATGTGGCATAGATACGATCGTTGACTACAGGGCAATGCCATTTGTAATTTACTCCGATCCGGAGATATCATATACAGGGAACCTTGAAGGCAACTTCAGCTACTTTCCTGTTGCAGCGAATGGCAGGGCTCTGGGAATGAACAGTTCACTGGGCTTTTACAGGATCTACCACGACGAGAAGGGCAATGTGTCCGGCGCAGCTGTGGTAGCACCGCATTCCTCTGAACTAATGGGCGAATTGTCACTTGCCGTTGAATCAGGACTGAACGCCATGGATATAGGACTTACCATACATCCGCACCCCACTATATCTGAGGGAGTAAAGGAATCCGCAGAGGGAGTTTATGGAAAACCCTTACACTTCAAACCTCGCAGTTGA